One segment of Pseudomonadota bacterium DNA contains the following:
- a CDS encoding S-adenosylmethionine:tRNA ribosyltransferase-isomerase — protein sequence MNTEEFDYFLPKELIAQYPEKERTSSRLIVLNRMEGTIQHRHFKDIIDYLREGDVLVLNDSKVLPARLKATKDTGGIIDILLVERISDNRWFCLANGVKRGV from the coding sequence ATGAATACCGAAGAATTTGATTATTTTTTACCGAAGGAATTAATCGCCCAGTATCCTGAAAAGGAGAGGACATCTTCCCGTCTTATTGTTTTAAATAGAATGGAGGGAACCATACAACACAGACATTTCAAGGATATCATTGATTATTTACGTGAAGGTGATGTGCTTGTATTGAATGATAGCAAGGTGTTGCCAGCAAGACTGAAGGCCACAAAGGATACCGGAGGTATCATCGACATTCTACTTGTTGAAAGGATAAGTGATAACCGGTGGTTTTGCCTTGCAAATGGCGTGAAGAGAGGGGTA
- a CDS encoding TerC family protein, producing the protein MTTQFCFWLVFFIFVLSMLWLDLAVFHRRYSAMNLKEALLGCAFWISLGLLFNLGVYLVYGQEKALEFLTGYVVEYSLSVDNMFVFILIFSYFSVPPAYQHKVLFWGIIGALILRGIFVGMGVALIERFHFIIYIFGALLVVTGIKIAFEKDKEIHPEKNPVLKLFRRFMPVTRDYVKSSFFTTINGCLWATPMFVTLLVVETTDVIFAVDSVPAVLAITLDPFIVYTSNVFAILGLRSLFFVLAALVRLFYYLNYGVATILVFVGVKMLIGDFYKIAASSALLVIASILFLSIIASVIKARRQDPNSSV; encoded by the coding sequence CCTTTCAATGCTTTGGTTGGATTTAGCGGTTTTTCATCGTAGATATAGCGCTATGAACCTCAAAGAAGCACTCTTAGGATGTGCTTTCTGGATTTCTCTGGGTCTTCTGTTTAATCTGGGAGTTTATTTAGTATATGGTCAAGAAAAGGCGCTCGAGTTCTTGACAGGGTATGTGGTGGAGTATTCTCTAAGTGTTGACAATATGTTCGTCTTTATCCTGATCTTTTCTTACTTTTCCGTGCCTCCTGCTTACCAGCATAAAGTGCTCTTTTGGGGGATTATCGGGGCACTGATCCTGCGTGGTATCTTCGTCGGGATGGGTGTCGCACTGATAGAGAGATTTCATTTTATCATATATATTTTTGGTGCATTATTGGTTGTGACCGGTATCAAAATAGCCTTTGAGAAAGATAAAGAAATACATCCAGAAAAGAATCCAGTGCTCAAGCTCTTCCGTCGATTCATGCCCGTTACCAGGGATTATGTAAAAAGTAGTTTTTTCACAACTATAAACGGGTGTCTCTGGGCAACACCAATGTTTGTTACATTGCTTGTAGTTGAAACTACAGACGTTATCTTCGCTGTAGATTCGGTTCCTGCTGTGCTCGCCATTACACTGGATCCATTTATCGTGTATACTTCCAATGTTTTCGCTATTTTAGGGTTACGGTCACTATTCTTTGTATTAGCAGCACTTGTCCGACTCTTTTACTATCTCAATTATGGAGTTGCTACAATCCTCGTTTTTGTGGGAGTCAAAATGCTGATAGGTGATTTTTACAAAATTGCGGCGTCTTCCGCTTTACTCGTTATTGCCAGTATATTGTTCTTGTCGATTATAGCTTCTGTTATTAAAGCCCGCAGGCAAGACCCGAATAGTTCGGTCTGA